A stretch of the Medicago truncatula cultivar Jemalong A17 chromosome 5, MtrunA17r5.0-ANR, whole genome shotgun sequence genome encodes the following:
- the LOC112421939 gene encoding uncharacterized protein: protein MGRGGVGGGDSWVWLPDPIGGFKVRGAYEVLTATVNPNKDSALELVWHHQVPLKILIFAWSLIRDRLPTRANLAAHGILQLDTALCVAGCGMIETTDHLFLSCPSFAVLWEQVRQWIGCVGVDSNIISHHFVQFTRMSGFGKARRSFLQLIWLLSSWVIWNERNNRLFKNVITEVPRLLDKIKLLSLARLKAKKATFVFGTQMWWSSPMVCLGIS from the exons ATGGGGAGGGGTGGAGTTGGAGGCGGAG ATTCTTGGGTTTGGCTTCCTGACCCCATTGGAGGTTTCAAAGTTCGAGGTGCTTATGAGGTCCTTACAGCGACTGTCAATCCCAACAAGGATAGTGCTTTGGAATTGGTTTGGCATCATCAGGTTCCTTTGAAGATATTGATCTTTGCTTGGAGTCTCATTAGGGATCGGTTACCGACGAGAGCAAATTTGGCAGCACATGGTATCTTACAGTTAGACACTGCTCTGTGTGTGGCAGGTTGTGGTATGATTGAAACAACAGATCACTTATTTCTTTCATGCCCGTCTTTTGCGGTATTATGGGAGCAGGTGCGGCAATGGATAGGTTGTGTGGGGGTTGACTCCAACATTATTTCTCATCACTTTGTGCAGTTCACTAGGATGTCAGGTTTCGGCAAAGCTAGGAGGTCTTTTCTACAGTTAATATGGCTTTTGTCATCTTGGGTGATTTGGAATGAGCGTAACAATCGTTTGTTTAAAAATGTGATTACCGAGGTTCCTAGATTACTTGATAAAATTAAGTTGTTATCTTTAGCGCggctgaaagctaaaaaagccacttttgtttttggaactCAGATGTGGTGGTCAAGTCCTATGGTTTGTTTGGGCATTAGCTAA